One Synechococcus sp. Nb3U1 genomic window, AACGGGATCGATTTGAGGTGGCTCTAGCTGAAGCTGTGATGAGTCAAGGGATCCCCGTGTTGGGCATTTGTCGGGGGATGCAGTTGTTGAATGTGGTCAGTGGCGGCAAACTGATCCCACATGTGCCGGATGTGTACGATGAACTGGATCATTTCAACCCAGAAGATCGTAAACCCATTCACCATAAAGTCAGCATTCTCAGCTCGACACGACTGCAACAAATCATCGGTGCCGAGGAAATCTCGGTGGTGTCTTGGCATCATCAGGCCATTTGTGATGTACCAGCGGGGTGGCGTTTGTCCGCTTGCTCTACGGATGAGCTGATTGAGGCGATCGAGCACGAAACGCACCCTTGGGCAGTTGCCGTGCAGTGGCACCCAGAATTTACTTTTGAAGAGGCTGAGCATTTTCGTCTTTTTCAGGAGTTTGTCCGGGCAACCCGTCAGTTTTCACCGCGCTTGGCGGGCATGGTGTCCAACACTGGGCCAACACCCCAGGTGGCTTAAGGGTTGATCAGCGGCTAGTAAGCCGCAATCCGGGTGGATCCTCTGGGGAGCAACACTCGCACCCGATCCTTTTGACCGATTTCGACCATGGGATGAATGCCTGGGATCCCAGCCGGAGAACCTTGGCAATTGGGCGACTGTATGGTGTATCGTCTGGAGCGAACAGATCGGGGGAACTCAGTCCTGTGCATCGAATTGCAGCGGTACCGGGGGGATGGGATCCCTCGCAATCTGGGGTCATCTTTCTAGAACAGGATCCGGCTCCTGTGGTGGTGCTCACCGCAGCGGATACTGATCTGGGTGCGCTGGCAGGGGCGATGCAGCTGCTGCCGCAGGGGTTCCCGGCAGTACGGGCGGCCAACTTGTTGCAATTACAACAGCCCTTGAGCATTGATGACTATGCGGAGAAGGTTTTGCGGCAGGCACGGCTCATCCTAATTCGGCTGTTGGGGGGGCGGGCCTATTGGAGCTATGGGCTGGAAGTGGCCAAACAGGTCGTCGCTGAGGAAGGATCCCATCTGATTGTCATGCCAGGGGATGATCGTCCCGATTGGGATCTGGTTAGCCATTCCACCGTCAGCTTGGCAGTAGCGGATCGGGTATGGCGGTACTGGCTGGAGGGGGGATCCGAGAATGTGGCAGCCAGTCTCTCTTTTTTGGCTACAGAAGTCTTGGGTTGTGTGTATCCGGTAGGGGATCCCCAGGTGCTGCCCAGGCTGGGGATGTACACGCCTCCCACGACTCCGAGAGGGGATCCGGCTGTGGGGATTTTGTTGTATCGCGCCCATGTGCTAGCGGGCAATACGGAGCCGGTGGATCAACTGACCGCAGCCTTGGCCCGACGAGGGTTACAGCCCATTTGCCTTTACACCTCCGGCCTGCAAGAACCGAACTTCCCCCAGGCAATACGGGATCATTTTGGGGGCCAAATTGAAGTTTTATTGAACACCACCAGTTTTTCTTTGGCGCGATTGGACAGTGACCAGCCTGATGTCAGCCTTTGGCAGGCCCTGGATGTGCCGGTATTGCAGGTGATCTTAAGTGGCGGATCCCAGCCCAGTTGGCAAGCCTCCAGGCGGGGGTTGGGGGCGCGGGATTTGGCCATGAATGTGGCCTTGCCGGAGGTGGATGGGCGAATTGTCAGTCGGGCGGTTTCTTTCAAGGCAGTACGACAAGTGGATCCCCGATTGCAGACGGAGGTGATGGCTTATGAGGCCGTACTGGATCGGGTGGAGTTTGTAGCGGATCTGGCGACCAACTGGGTAAGGTTGCGGCGTACCCCCATTTCAGAGCGGCGGCTGGCGTTGATCCTGGCCAATTACCCCAACCGGGACGGGCGGCTGGCCAATGGGGTCGGGCTAGATACCCCCGCCAGTTGTGGACAGATTCTCCAGGCCCTCCAGGCAACGGGCTACAGGATCCCCTGGCTACCCCAAAGCGGAGATGAACTGATCACCTGGCTAACCCACGGCTACACTTATGACCCCCTGGGATCCCTGCGTCCTGTCCAGCAATCCCTTGCGGCACAAGTGTATCGGGAGTGGTTCGGACAACTGCCGGACGAGATCCAGACCCAGCTCATCGAGCAATGGGGGGATCCGCCCCCTCGGGATATTCCGGTTGTGGGTCTACAGTTGGGGCAGGTGTTTGTTGGCATCCAACCACCACGAGGGTATGACCGGGATCCGGCCTTGAACTACCACGCTCCGGATTTAGTGCCTCCCCATGAGTATTTGGCTTTTTATCTGTGGCTGCGACAGGTGTTTGGAGCACAGGCCATCGTGCATGTGGGCAAGCATGGCAACCTAGAATGGCTGCCGGGCAAGGGATCGGCCCTTTCTGCCGAGTGTTACCCAGAGATTGCCCTGGGGCCCATGCCTCACTTTTACCCATTTATCGTCAATGATCCTGGGGAGGGATCCCAGGCGAAGCGCCGTGCCCAAGCGGTAATTATCGACCACCTCACGCCACCCCTGACCCGTGCCGAGTTGTATGGCCCTTTGGCAGAATTGGAGCGGCTCATGGATGAGTATGTAGCGGCAGAACAGTTGGATCCCGGACGTTGTCCTTTGATTCGTGCCCAAATTCAGGAAATAGCCCGAACTGAACATTTGAATGAGCTGTTCAATCTGCAAACGGAGGAGGATCTGAATCGGTTGGATGGCTATCTATGTGAGCTCAAAGAATCCCAGATTCGGGATGGGTTACACATTTTGGGCCGCATCCCAGAAGGAGATCAACTGATCGATTTGCTGGCAGCTTTGGCTCGCTACCCCGGCAACGGCCAACTGGGCCTCACTCAAGCTATTGCCCAAGACTGGGGATGGGAATGGGATCCCCTGACGGCCAATCTAACGGATCCCTGGCCGACCCCTTCCGTGAAGTTGCGATAAAAAATCAAGACAATAAAGGAGTTGATGGGGATCCCCGAATCAACTCCTTTACCGGCAGCGAACTATGGGCGACTGTGACCTACTGAGCTAGCAGCAGCCAGCAGAATCAACAAAAATCAATAGCGGCTTTGGAAATTGCGACGACGATCGCCACCGCTACCACCACCAAAGGCAGGACGCTCCTCCCGTGGACGAGCCTTGTTCACCTTCAGATCACGCCCCATCCACTCTGCTCCATCCAGAGCAGCAATGGCAGCTTCTTCTTCAGTGTCCGAGCTCATTTCCACAAAGCCAAAGCCGCGAATGCGGCCCGTTTCACGATCAGCAGGGATTTGCACCCGCTTCACAGAACCATATTCAGCAAAAACAGCGGTCAAATCCGCTTCAGTTACCTTAAAGGAAAGGTTACCGACATAAATCGACATGAACAGATCTCCGAAAGAGAGAGAGTAACAACAACTGAGATGTTCGGAGAGCCGTCTGCCAATACGAAACGTGAAAACCCGTCAAGACCAGAAGAAACGAACACTGCAACCGACAGAAATCTCGAACTACAGCATAACACAGAGACAGAACCTCACCCACCCCCATTTACAAATGGTCAGGATAGGGTCAGGATCAGGGAGTTTCTTGGGTCACGCCCCCTCACTTAGGGCTCCCAACCGGGTTCATTCCCGATGATTTTTATGGAGCTGACTCAGCGCAACCACAGCCAGGTGAAGCCCAAGGTCAGCACCGTCAGGGGCAAGCCAAAGCGCAAATGCTCCCCAAAGGTGAGGATGTAGCCTTTTTTCGCTGCCGCTTCAACCGTGATCAAGTTGGCCACCGCCCCAAATAGGGTGAGATTGCCCGCCAAAGTGGATCCAGCAGCCAGAAGCAACCATGCGGTGGAATCCTGTCGTGGGATCAAAGACTGCAACAACAATACCGCCGGCACATTGGAGATCACGTTCGACAACACCGCCACACTCCCTAACAAACTCACCGGGGATCCCACTAGCCCCTCCGCCAAAGGCCATAGGCTTGTCCCCCATGGGCTCGCTGCCACCAGCTCCCGCGTCGCCCGCGTCAGGATAAACAGCCCAGAAAACATCACCAATAGGTTCCAGTCCACCTGCCCTAAGAATCGTTCCGGTTTCAACCTGCGGGTGATCAATAACAGGGCCGCCGCCACCAAGGCGGATTCCGCCAACGGGATCCCGGCCACAAACGCTACAAATAGCCCCCCCGTAATCACCACACTCTTGCGCAACAGGGGCGGATAGAGCCGCAGCGGTATCCAGGGCACCTCTGCAAAGGGTTTCAACGAGCGCACCTGGGGGTAGTACAGCCAGAGCAACCCCACCTCCAAGAGCAACCCCACTATCGCAATCGGTGTCATGGAGCTGGCAAATTCCAGGTAGCCAATGCCCGAAAAAGAACCGAT contains:
- a CDS encoding gamma-glutamyl-gamma-aminobutyrate hydrolase family protein — its product is MGMKRTPPLSDRPLIGITTRNRNDEGNFIAPGRYIDAIRAAGGIPILFPPGESEPQVLLSLVDGLVLTGGGDLCPSTYGEDPEHPKVRYVNSERDRFEVALAEAVMSQGIPVLGICRGMQLLNVVSGGKLIPHVPDVYDELDHFNPEDRKPIHHKVSILSSTRLQQIIGAEEISVVSWHHQAICDVPAGWRLSACSTDELIEAIEHETHPWAVAVQWHPEFTFEEAEHFRLFQEFVRATRQFSPRLAGMVSNTGPTPQVA
- the cobN gene encoding cobaltochelatase subunit CobN yields the protein MHRIAAVPGGWDPSQSGVIFLEQDPAPVVVLTAADTDLGALAGAMQLLPQGFPAVRAANLLQLQQPLSIDDYAEKVLRQARLILIRLLGGRAYWSYGLEVAKQVVAEEGSHLIVMPGDDRPDWDLVSHSTVSLAVADRVWRYWLEGGSENVAASLSFLATEVLGCVYPVGDPQVLPRLGMYTPPTTPRGDPAVGILLYRAHVLAGNTEPVDQLTAALARRGLQPICLYTSGLQEPNFPQAIRDHFGGQIEVLLNTTSFSLARLDSDQPDVSLWQALDVPVLQVILSGGSQPSWQASRRGLGARDLAMNVALPEVDGRIVSRAVSFKAVRQVDPRLQTEVMAYEAVLDRVEFVADLATNWVRLRRTPISERRLALILANYPNRDGRLANGVGLDTPASCGQILQALQATGYRIPWLPQSGDELITWLTHGYTYDPLGSLRPVQQSLAAQVYREWFGQLPDEIQTQLIEQWGDPPPRDIPVVGLQLGQVFVGIQPPRGYDRDPALNYHAPDLVPPHEYLAFYLWLRQVFGAQAIVHVGKHGNLEWLPGKGSALSAECYPEIALGPMPHFYPFIVNDPGEGSQAKRRAQAVIIDHLTPPLTRAELYGPLAELERLMDEYVAAEQLDPGRCPLIRAQIQEIARTEHLNELFNLQTEEDLNRLDGYLCELKESQIRDGLHILGRIPEGDQLIDLLAALARYPGNGQLGLTQAIAQDWGWEWDPLTANLTDPWPTPSVKLR
- a CDS encoding RNA recognition motif domain-containing protein — translated: MSIYVGNLSFKVTEADLTAVFAEYGSVKRVQIPADRETGRIRGFGFVEMSSDTEEEAAIAALDGAEWMGRDLKVNKARPREERPAFGGGSGGDRRRNFQSRY
- a CDS encoding anion transporter, whose protein sequence is MEELSWLVLGLSYIGLGLGSLPRLRMNRATIALVGSALLIGLGALSLPQAWGAIDPTTIVFLLSMMVVNASLSYGGAFQVALVGLIRASRSPFGLLIMLVLGSGLLSAFLLNDTLALVFTPLTLQVTTVLGLNPIPYLLALAAATNLGSVATLSGNPQNILIGSFSGIGYLEFASSMTPIAIVGLLLEVGLLWLYYPQVRSLKPFAEVPWIPLRLYPPLLRKSVVITGGLFVAFVAGIPLAESALVAAALLLITRRLKPERFLGQVDWNLLVMFSGLFILTRATRELVAASPWGTSLWPLAEGLVGSPVSLLGSVAVLSNVISNVPAVLLLQSLIPRQDSTAWLLLAAGSTLAGNLTLFGAVANLITVEAAAKKGYILTFGEHLRFGLPLTVLTLGFTWLWLR